A segment of the Pedobacter faecalis genome:
CAGCGTGGCCTTCACTTTACATCCGCCTTCGGTTCATCAGGTGATGGCGGTTGCCGATGCTGACGGCATTATGCCGCCAAAGTCTACCTGGGTGGAGCCGAAGTTCCCAGTTGGGCTGCTGACTAATTATTTCAATTGACCGGACTTGATTCAGGTAACTGGTCTTCCTTTTCTGTTGAATTTGTAAAAGAATACTATCCATGAGATAATCAGGGCGAAAAGAGCTACCAATCCAATCGACCTCCAGTCGCTGCCTCCGGTGTCTTGTTTCAAGCGTTCGTTTTCGTCCTGTAGCTTTTTAATCGATGCCCGGTAGTTCTCAAGGCGGCTGTTCATGTCTGCCGCGGTCCGTTGTACTTGCTGATATTGCTGATCTTTATAATCCATCAGGATTTTTAACTCCTTAAAAATGTTGTTATCGTTCAGAACAATTTGACGAAGGATGTCGTTTGAGTTTTTAATGTCTTGTTTGGTTTGCAGACCGAAAATGCCGGTTCTTTTACTCAAGCTCTCGTCGTACTGACCAAACCTCGAGCTTCGTTCTGCCAAAAGCGCGTTAACTTTAAGTCGCTGCAAATGATAGGCGCTGGTGTCGGCCTGAGCGGCAAAGGCGGGTATTACAAAACAAGTAAGGATAAGGCTGAGCAGATGTTTAAGCATACTAAAAGTTTGGGTAGCATAGAGCAAACTCTGTGCCCTTGCTTTATGGGTGAAATTCTACTCGCACGATATCGCCAAGGTGCAATCCCAGGAGGCCGCTTGCCTTACCTTTATTGATGGCTATTTCAAGATGATTGCTTATGCCAAACAGACAGAGCTTTTCGCCTTCCGGTACTTCATTATAGTGCCAGCTAAGCTGGTTAATGGTCTCGCTTTTTCTGAAATAGAGGGTAAAATCCCGGTTCCGCTGTATTCTGGTAAATAGGTCTTTCGTAATATTAGTGATGACGTTACAAAATGTGTCAATATAGATCACACTGCCTCTGATAATATCGCGTTCGATAACCGGGTGGAGAAGCATTCTCTGTTCAATTCCCTCCACAGGCAGGCCGATATCTTTTAGCTTGTTTCCTTTGGCAAGATGCACAGCTGCTTTCACAAAAATATCCACCAGCGGAAAATGAAGATATTTTAAGTCTTGCATGATATTCAACTCAACAATGGTTTCAGGCTTGTCGTCGAACAGCAGGGAAAATATTCCGTTATCGGCGCCAACAAAATAATGATCGTTGTGTTTTAGAGCTACATACCTGGTGTTTTCGTTGTAGACGGAATCGATACCGATCAGATGTACTGATCCCTTTGGAAAGTAGGGGTAAACGTTCTTTAATACGAAGGCTGCGTAGGAAATATTGAAGGAAGGAACTTCGTGTGTTACATCAACGATCTGAGCGCTTGGCAGGATGCTTAAAATGCTTCCTTTTAGGGCGGCTTGATAGAAATCTTTAGAACCTAAATCTGTCGTTAATGTTATGATGGCCATTAAAAATTAAATATTTATTCTTAATCTTGCGTAGGCGTCAAGTCGCGTACAAATATTCAACTTTTATATTAGAATATACACTCCAATCAAAAAAACAATATTTTGAACGAACTGAAATTAACATTAGAATCGGTTGATCCGGTGCAGTTTTGGGGGGCCAACAATGAGCACTACGAGCTCATTAAGAACGCCTTTCCGAAGCTGAAAATAGTAGCGAGAGGTAACGAGGTGAAGGTACTGGGCGACGAAATGGAGCAGAAGGCGTTCGAGCTGAAATATAACAGCCTGATCGGCCATCTGGAAAAGTTCAGCGCTTTGAGTGCGGGCGATGTGGAAAGTATATTGGCTGGTGCAGGGGGGCGCTTAGCTGCTGAACCTGCCGGCGAAAAGGCTGCAGCCGGTGGCAGTGGGGGTGGTGAAGTTATCGTGTTTGGCACCAACGGCCTACTGGTTAAAGCAAGGACCGCTAATCAAAGGAGAATGGTGGACAGCATCAAAAAGAATGATGTGCTTTTTGCTATTGGTCCGGCGGGAACCGGTAAAACCTATACCGCAGTGGCACTTGCTGTGCGTGCTTTAAAAAATAAAGAGATCAAACGCATCATCTTGACCAGGCCGGCGGTTGAGGCCGGCGAGAGCCTTGGTTTTCTGCCTGGCGACCTGAAAGAGAAGGTTGACCCTTATCTTCGTCCGTTGTACGATGCACTCGATGATATGATACCTGCGGAAAAATTGAGGACCTATATCGAGAATAGAACCATAGA
Coding sequences within it:
- a CDS encoding SAM hydrolase/SAM-dependent halogenase family protein — its product is MAIITLTTDLGSKDFYQAALKGSILSILPSAQIVDVTHEVPSFNISYAAFVLKNVYPYFPKGSVHLIGIDSVYNENTRYVALKHNDHYFVGADNGIFSLLFDDKPETIVELNIMQDLKYLHFPLVDIFVKAAVHLAKGNKLKDIGLPVEGIEQRMLLHPVIERDIIRGSVIYIDTFCNVITNITKDLFTRIQRNRDFTLYFRKSETINQLSWHYNEVPEGEKLCLFGISNHLEIAINKGKASGLLGLHLGDIVRVEFHP
- a CDS encoding PhoH family protein, with translation MNELKLTLESVDPVQFWGANNEHYELIKNAFPKLKIVARGNEVKVLGDEMEQKAFELKYNSLIGHLEKFSALSAGDVESILAGAGGRLAAEPAGEKAAAGGSGGGEVIVFGTNGLLVKARTANQRRMVDSIKKNDVLFAIGPAGTGKTYTAVALAVRALKNKEIKRIILTRPAVEAGESLGFLPGDLKEKVDPYLRPLYDALDDMIPAEKLRTYIENRTIEIAPLAFMRGRTLDNCFVILDEAQNATDLQLKMFLTRMGPSAKFIVTGDVTQVDLPKKQMSGLHNGLRILADIPGIDIIYLTGEDVVRHKLVKRILKAYGDIQ